Genomic DNA from Leptotrichia wadei:
CATTCTTCATTATCATAGGTTTTTTGTATCTGCGGATTCACACTTTGGAATAAACCATAATCTCCTTGCGTATAGAAAAGTCTCTTTTTATCAAATCCTGCCTTTTGAAATTGATGATCCACATTTGTTGTAATAACAAAATAATCTTTATCTTTTAAAAGTGAAAATAATTCATTATAGACAGGTTTTGGAGCTTTCACATAACGATTAAAATATATGTGTCTTGCCCACCAGGCCCAACGAATTTCATCATTTGGAAATGGATAAAATCCACCTGAATACATATCTGCAATGCCATATTCCTTTATAAAGTCAAAAAAGTATTTTTCAAATCTTTCACCGCTATATGTAAAACCTGCCGAAGTTGATAATCCTGAACCAGCACCTACTACAATAGCATCCGCATTTTGAATTTCATTTTTCAAAAGTTCTATTCGTTCTTCTCTCGAACCTTTTCCTAATGAAAACTTATTTTCAAAAGTCCCCAATACCACCAATCCTTTTTGAATCGTTTCTAAATATCCATTTCTTCTACTGTAAGATTTCTTCATAATATTTTTTATCTTCCTCTTTAAAAACATTAAAAATCACCCTTTCCATAGCATTTGGATTTTCCACTAACCATTTTTGTACTGTATCCACAGCAATTTCTGCCGCCCTTTTATTTGGAAAACAGAATACTCCAGTTGAAATACAGCAAAATGCCACACTTTTCAAATTATTTTCCAGACACATATTTAAAACATTTGTATAGCAATCTGCCAATTCCTGTTCTAATTCTGCTGTAAGTCTATTTCTTACTATCGGACCAACTATGTGAATTACATTTTTTGCAGGAAGATTATAAGCATTCGTAATCATAGGAATCGCTGTCGGTTGCTCATAATAGCTTCCATATTTTTTTCTCAATTCCTTCATTTTATGACTGCATTCTTCCCTAAGTTGTACTCCTGCATAAGTATGAATCTGATTATCAATGCACATGTGCATCGGTATAAAACATCCTAACATTTGAGAATTTGCCGCATTTACTATGGCATCCACTTCAAGCCTTGTAATATCTCCCTGCCAGATAGAAATATTCCCTTTAGTTACAGGAATATCTGAAAGCTGGACAATACCTTTTTCCTCAGCACAGACAGATAAATATTCATCCTGTACCTTCAATACTGAATCTGACATTTTCTTAGGCATACG
This window encodes:
- a CDS encoding protein-ADP-ribose hydrolase encodes the protein MEKNKEQEKRLDYLLEEFKADSVEYKDIEIPEDINGKRCILRSLMNVRMPKKMSDSVLKVQDEYLSVCAEEKGIVQLSDIPVTKGNISIWQGDITRLEVDAIVNAANSQMLGCFIPMHMCIDNQIHTYAGVQLREECSHKMKELRKKYGSYYEQPTAIPMITNAYNLPAKNVIHIVGPIVRNRLTAELEQELADCYTNVLNMCLENNLKSVAFCCISTGVFCFPNKRAAEIAVDTVQKWLVENPNAMERVIFNVFKEEDKKYYEEILQ
- a CDS encoding SIR2 family NAD-dependent protein deacylase; translated protein: MKKSYSRRNGYLETIQKGLVVLGTFENKFSLGKGSREERIELLKNEIQNADAIVVGAGSGLSTSAGFTYSGERFEKYFFDFIKEYGIADMYSGGFYPFPNDEIRWAWWARHIYFNRYVKAPKPVYNELFSLLKDKDYFVITTNVDHQFQKAGFDKKRLFYTQGDYGLFQSVNPQIQKTYDNEEWVMKAMEAQGFVKDENEVFSIPMNGEILMRIPAELIPKCPDDGSDMTTNLRADSSFVEDEGWHKAS